From one Hirundo rustica isolate bHirRus1 chromosome W, bHirRus1.pri.v3, whole genome shotgun sequence genomic stretch:
- the NKRF gene encoding NF-kappa-B-repressing factor, protein MPPPAEPQPEAVPEAVLEQWRQYNETDRQWALRRRFILRHLPAYPGAAIDQLLALSVLWTNHVFMGCRYSVQVMEKVLKMAEGIDIGETRSYELVPNRKLKRYRSPSDSPEPEEIPEPPKKVVARFRVRPRFEPIHFVTSAEMDGKKDNSLDNQMQEVNQEANTNSMAQPAENCTNSFVNAREVDPQLSSSAGLGFAGPAAAAKKAVNSVDSTTSSTLQVSVSPSTALSASETFPPSAVMLKQSFMEKLSAAVWRNLTNPDTNTGMDKINFTYLLTRSIQACKTNPEYIYVPLKEIAPADLPKSKKLLTDGFACEVRCQNVYLATGYAGSKNGSRDRAAEQAVKLLKKSVEVRVVQRKFKHTYHEDLVVCEAGVCRPDFPPALKPHEEFIVANRDCVPMQPGTESMKGSTNTNKDWTSFVLTENASDAIGILNNSASYNKMSVEYKYELMPNRSWRCQVYLQDHCLAEGFGTKKTSKHAAAEEALKILQKMQSNIASLKVTQVQKVGCSSRGSGRKKDLKDLVIYENSSNPVCTLNDTAQFNKMTVEYIFERMTGIRWKCKVMLEDEFIAEAVGVKKSVKHEAAEEAVKILKKTQPTVVNNLKKGTVEDVISRNEIRGRSAEEAFKQKIKEDNIGNQILRKMGWTGGGLGKDGEGIREPISVKEQFKREGLGLDVERVNRITKRDIEEIIRNYARSDSHIDLTFSRELTMDERKQIHQIAQKYGLKSKSHGQGHNRYLVVSRKRRKEDLLDQLKQEGQVGHYELIMPQAN, encoded by the exons ATGCCGCCGCCGGCAGAGCCGCAGCCGGAGGCGGTGCCTGAGGCGGTGCTGGAGCAGTGGCGACAGTACAACGAGACGGACCGGCAATGGGCGCTGCGCCGCCGCTTCATCCTCCGCCACCTCCCCGCGTACCCCGGCGCCGCCATCGACCAGCTGCTGGCGCTCTCCGTGCTCTGGACCAACCACGTcttcatgggctgcag ATACAGTGTGCAGGTCATGGAGAAGGTTCTCAAGATGGCTGAAGGCATCGACATTGGGGAAACGAGGTCATACGAGTTGGTGCCCAACAGGAAGCTAAAGAGATACCGCTCTCCATCAGACA GTCCAGAGCCAGAAGAGATTCCTGAGCCACCCAAAAAGGTGGTCGCCAGGTTCCGAGTGCGACCACGCTTTGAGCCCATACATTTTGTCACCAGTGCTGAGATGGATGGGAAGAAGGACAATTCTCTGGATAACCAAATGCAGGAGGTTAACCAGGAGGCAAATACCAACAGCATGGCACAGCCAGCTGAAAACTGTACAAATTCTTTTGTGAATGCACGAGAGGTGGatccccagctctccagctcagctgggctTGGCTTTGCAGgcccggcagcagcagccaagaaGGCTGTGAATAGTGTGGACTCTACCACAAGCAGCACCTTGCAGGTTTCTGTTTCCCCTTCAACTGCTCTGTCTGCATCAGAGACTTTCCCTCCGTCAGCAGTAATGCTGAAGCAGAGCTTTATGGAGAAACTGTCAGCAGCTGTCTGGAGAAATCTTACTAATCCAGATACAAACACTGGGATGGATAAAATTAACTTCACGTATCTTTTGACACGTTCAATTCAGGCATGCAAGACAAACCCTGAATATATTTATGTTCCTCTGAAAGAGATCGCCCCTGCTGACCTCCCCAAGAGCAAGAAGCTCCTGACAGATGGCTTCGCTTGTGAGGTGCGATGTCAGAACGTCTACCTGGCCACCGGTTATGCCGGCAGCAAGAATGGATCTCGGGATCGAGCCGCGGAGCAGGCAGTGAAGCTGCTGAAGAAATCTGTGGAAGTTCGAGTTGTTCAGCGGAAGTTCAAGCACACCTACCACGAGGACCTGGTGGTGTGTGAGGCAGGCGTGTGTCGCCCAGATTTCCCTCCCGCTCTCAAACCTCATGAGGAGTTCATAGTTGCCAACAGGGACTGTGTCCCAATGCAGCCTGGTACTGAATCCATGAAAGGTTCCACGAATACCAACAAAGACTGGACTAGTTTTGTCCTCACAGAGAATGCCAGCGATGCAATAGGAATACTTAACAATTCTGCCTCATATAACAAAATGTCCGTTGAATATAAGTATGAATTAATGCCCAACCGCTCGTGGCGTTGTCAGGTGTATCTCCAAGATCACTGCCTGGCTGAGGGATTTGGCACAAAAAAGACCAGCAAGCACgcagcagctgaggaggcaCTGAAAATCCTGCAGAAGATGCAGTCAAATATAGCATCCCTCAAAGTGACACAGGTGCAGAAAGTGGGCTGCTCATCACGGGGCTCCGGGAGGAAAAAGGACCTGAAGGACCTGGTGATCTACGAGAACTCCAGTAACCCGGTGTGTACCCTGAACGACACCGCCCAGTTCAACAAGATGACGGTGGAGTACATCTTTGAGAGGATGACAGGCATACGATGGAAATGCAAGGTGATGCTTGAAGATGAATTCATCGCAGAAGCAGTTGGAGTGAAGAAATCTGTCAAGCAtgaggcagcagaggaagccGTGAAAATCCTCAAAAAGACTCAGCCAACTGTTGTTAATAACCTGAAGAAAGGCACTGTCGAAGACGTCATCTCCAGAAATGAGATTCGGGGTCGATCAGCAGAAGAGGCTTTCAAACAGAAGATCAAAGAAGACAACATTGGGAACCAAATTTTAAGAAAGATGGGCTGGACAGGCGGTGGCCTAGGGAAAGATGGCGAAGGAATTAGGGAGCCTATTTCAGTAAAGGAGCAGTTCAAAAGGGAAGGACTTGGGCTTGATGTAGAAAGGGTGAACAGAATCACTAAGAGAGATATTGAAGAGATCATTCGAAACTATGCACGCTCAGACAGTCACATTGACTTGACTTTCTCTAGAGAACTGACCATGGATGAGCGGAAGCAGATACATCAAATTGCCCAAAAATATGGTCTTAAAAGTAaatcccatgggcagggacacaacAGATACTTGGTGGTGAGCCGGAAGCGGCGCAAGGAAGATCTGTTAGATCAGCTGAAGCAGGAAGGCCAGGTTGGGCATTATGAGCTTATCATGCCCCAAGCAAACTGA